Proteins from a single region of Polynucleobacter sp. KF022:
- the ftsL gene encoding cell division protein FtsL: protein MNRATLTLLALLLICALSLVAAQQRARKLFILQERAQIEERKLNQEWLRLEYEQRNLSKSARIRDVARNQLRMSPISPERTLYLRETK, encoded by the coding sequence ATGAATCGCGCAACATTGACATTGCTTGCGCTGCTATTAATTTGTGCGCTATCACTAGTGGCAGCCCAGCAGCGCGCACGTAAGTTATTTATTCTGCAGGAACGTGCGCAAATTGAAGAGCGCAAGTTAAATCAAGAATGGTTGCGACTCGAGTATGAGCAACGCAATCTTTCAAAGTCAGCACGCATTCGTGATGTTGCTCGCAATCAATTGCGCATGTCCCCAATCTCCCCAGAGCGTACTTTGTACTTGAGGGAGACCAAATGA
- a CDS encoding penicillin-binding protein 2 has protein sequence MRPVGFSTTPNLVLRLPMWRSRLMLFLLFFVFMMLLLRAFWIQGPGNAFYEAKGVRGTQRELELPASRGKILDRNGQVIATSLEAKSVIAYNDTVPDDLAADKVQKLASLLQISEAELRKKLKEERKQIFLKRQVDPAIAQQIKQLEIPGIGLNNEYRRFYPEGEAMAHVVGFTNVNDKGQEGMELSREKDLAGHPGQRRVVVDRLGRVVDEMAVLQLPQNGKDLNLSIDSKIQFLAYNAVKDAVEKHHAKAGGAVVLDTQTGEILALANYPSYNPNDRRVLTGEQLRNRVLTDTFEPGSTMKPLTIAIALEKGAVKPDTNMVIGAKYLIGPKPITDTHPYGNLTVSQIIQKSSNIGTAKIAMNSLSAEEMWDFYTAVGFGQAPKIGFPGAVAGTVHPFKKWMPTDQARIAFGYGISASLFQVARAYTVFARDGELVPLTIERSPEFKPGTKVLSPKTAIEMRSMMESVTEPGGTAIKAQAEGFRVGGKTGTAHKLVGKGYGNKYRAYFAGLAPISAPRIVVAVMIDEPTGGSHYGGDVAAPVFSTIVSETLHTLNVLPDNKVKQMVLQDKSPQEIQAANTQVQHVVLKR, from the coding sequence ATGAGACCAGTTGGTTTTTCTACTACACCAAATTTAGTATTGCGTCTGCCAATGTGGCGGTCTCGTTTAATGCTATTCCTCTTATTCTTTGTTTTCATGATGCTATTACTGCGCGCATTTTGGATTCAGGGACCGGGCAATGCATTTTATGAAGCCAAAGGTGTGCGTGGTACTCAGCGGGAGCTGGAGCTACCTGCAAGTCGTGGAAAAATTTTGGATCGTAATGGCCAGGTGATTGCAACCAGCTTAGAGGCCAAGTCAGTTATTGCCTATAACGATACAGTTCCAGATGATTTGGCCGCTGACAAAGTACAAAAGTTAGCTAGCCTTTTGCAGATCAGTGAAGCAGAGTTGCGTAAAAAATTAAAGGAAGAGCGTAAGCAGATCTTCTTAAAACGCCAGGTTGATCCAGCAATTGCGCAACAAATTAAGCAATTAGAAATCCCAGGCATTGGTTTGAATAATGAATATCGTCGCTTCTACCCAGAGGGCGAGGCGATGGCGCACGTGGTTGGCTTTACAAACGTTAACGATAAAGGCCAAGAGGGTATGGAGCTTTCGAGAGAGAAAGATCTTGCCGGACACCCAGGACAGAGGCGTGTAGTGGTTGATCGTCTCGGGCGCGTTGTCGATGAAATGGCTGTTTTGCAATTGCCACAAAATGGCAAGGACTTGAATCTTTCGATTGATAGCAAGATTCAGTTCTTAGCCTATAACGCTGTGAAAGATGCAGTTGAAAAGCATCACGCTAAAGCAGGTGGTGCGGTAGTGCTTGATACGCAAACGGGCGAGATCTTGGCTTTGGCAAATTACCCGAGTTATAACCCGAATGATCGAAGAGTGCTAACAGGCGAGCAATTACGCAATCGTGTATTGACGGATACTTTTGAGCCTGGTTCAACTATGAAACCTTTGACTATTGCAATTGCTTTAGAAAAGGGGGCCGTTAAGCCGGACACCAATATGGTGATTGGTGCGAAATATTTAATTGGGCCTAAGCCAATTACGGATACGCACCCCTATGGAAATCTAACGGTCTCTCAAATTATTCAAAAGTCTAGCAATATTGGTACAGCAAAGATTGCAATGAATAGTCTTTCCGCTGAAGAGATGTGGGATTTCTATACGGCAGTTGGGTTTGGTCAGGCCCCCAAAATTGGTTTCCCTGGCGCCGTTGCCGGAACGGTTCACCCGTTTAAAAAGTGGATGCCGACAGATCAGGCGCGCATTGCATTTGGTTATGGTATTTCCGCCTCTTTATTTCAGGTTGCACGCGCATACACAGTATTTGCTCGGGATGGTGAATTAGTGCCTTTGACAATTGAACGTAGTCCAGAGTTCAAGCCAGGCACTAAAGTCCTTTCTCCAAAAACTGCAATTGAAATGCGCAGCATGATGGAGTCTGTTACCGAGCCCGGTGGTACTGCTATTAAGGCGCAGGCTGAAGGATTCCGTGTTGGTGGCAAGACTGGAACAGCGCATAAGTTAGTTGGTAAGGGGTACGGCAATAAATATCGCGCTTACTTTGCTGGTTTAGCTCCCATTAGTGCGCCGCGGATTGTGGTTGCAGTGATGATTGATGAGCCTACTGGTGGAAGTCACTACGGTGGCGACGTAGCAGCTCCTGTGTTTTCAACAATTGTGAGCGAAACACTCCATACCTTAAACGTTTTGCCAGACAACAAAGTCAAGCAAATGGTATTGCAGGATAAGAGTCCACAGGAGATTCAAGCTGCAAATACCCAAGTTCAACATGTGGTTTTGAAGCGATGA
- a CDS encoding UDP-N-acetylmuramoyl-L-alanyl-D-glutamate--2,6-diaminopimelate ligase — protein MIDHLHTLANSSAKVCADSRQIQSGDIFFAYPVGHGNALRDGRQFINAALEAGAAAVVFDPEGMGNQFVDHPQCFAVANLAAHAGQLCSQWYEHPSKELSIIGVTGTNGKTSITQWLAQALDTSNHRAAVLGTLGTGFPGSLVQTGYTTPDAPKLQTQLAELRTAGAKQVAMEVSSHALHQERIAGTEINCAVFSNLTQDHLDYHGNMADYAEAKAKLFQQSGLKHAVINLDDVFGRELAMNLLAKDGLKVWAYALSPAAFSGFEKFGQRLQRSYAKDSVLSGAGYLSTFICDGLGSVQLHLPLLGEFNLSNALAVWTVLLSQGMSCELASQKVSQLNPVLGRMELIQLGKPQKTEGLLAVVDYAHTPDALEKTLRALRPIADQRGGNIWCVFGCGGDRDVGKRSLMGAVAERYADQVLITSDNPRSEDPQVIMQMIRDGMRSEAQNVQMIADRAAAIMAAIRHAGPRDIVLVAGKGHETTQEINGKKFDFSDQEHIRLAAGGGI, from the coding sequence TTGATTGACCACTTACACACTTTAGCGAACTCTTCCGCAAAAGTGTGTGCGGATAGTCGCCAGATTCAGTCTGGCGATATCTTTTTTGCATATCCTGTGGGTCATGGCAATGCATTGCGCGATGGCCGTCAATTTATCAATGCTGCTTTGGAAGCTGGTGCAGCAGCCGTAGTGTTTGATCCGGAGGGTATGGGTAATCAATTTGTTGATCATCCACAATGTTTCGCAGTTGCAAATCTTGCTGCACACGCAGGCCAATTGTGCTCGCAGTGGTATGAGCACCCTAGCAAGGAATTAAGCATCATCGGTGTGACTGGTACTAATGGGAAAACGAGCATTACTCAGTGGCTCGCCCAAGCTTTAGATACTAGCAATCACCGCGCTGCGGTTTTAGGCACCTTAGGTACTGGCTTTCCGGGATCTTTAGTTCAAACTGGCTACACCACTCCAGATGCTCCAAAGTTACAAACTCAACTAGCAGAGTTGCGTACTGCTGGAGCAAAGCAAGTTGCTATGGAAGTGTCTTCACATGCGCTTCATCAAGAGCGAATTGCTGGAACCGAAATTAATTGTGCAGTCTTCAGTAATCTCACGCAAGATCATTTGGATTACCACGGCAATATGGCCGATTATGCTGAAGCAAAAGCAAAGCTATTTCAGCAGTCTGGGCTTAAGCACGCGGTGATCAATTTGGATGATGTATTTGGCCGTGAGTTAGCCATGAACTTATTGGCGAAAGATGGCCTGAAGGTATGGGCATATGCATTGTCTCCAGCAGCATTTTCGGGTTTTGAGAAGTTTGGTCAGCGCCTACAACGTAGTTATGCAAAAGATTCAGTCCTGAGCGGGGCGGGTTATCTCTCCACTTTTATTTGTGATGGCCTGGGAAGTGTCCAGCTTCATCTTCCTTTGTTAGGTGAATTTAATTTAAGCAATGCCCTTGCAGTATGGACGGTATTGCTTTCGCAAGGTATGAGCTGTGAGCTTGCGTCACAAAAGGTTAGTCAATTAAATCCAGTGCTCGGTCGCATGGAGTTAATTCAACTTGGCAAACCTCAAAAAACAGAAGGTTTGTTGGCAGTTGTGGACTATGCACACACCCCGGATGCTTTAGAGAAAACTTTGCGCGCCTTACGCCCTATCGCGGATCAACGTGGCGGAAATATTTGGTGTGTATTTGGTTGTGGTGGTGATAGAGATGTCGGCAAGCGATCGTTGATGGGCGCTGTTGCTGAGCGTTACGCCGATCAGGTTTTGATTACAAGCGACAATCCGCGGTCAGAAGATCCACAGGTCATCATGCAGATGATTCGTGATGGTATGAGATCTGAAGCACAAAATGTTCAGATGATTGCTGATCGTGCGGCTGCCATTATGGCTGCCATTCGTCATGCAGGTCCTCGCGATATTGTATTGGTTGCTGGTAAGGGTCATGAGACTACCCAAGAAATCAATGGTAAGAAATTTGATTTCTCGGACCAAGAACATATTCGCTTAGCTGCTGGGGGCGGAATCTAA
- the murF gene encoding UDP-N-acetylmuramoyl-tripeptide--D-alanyl-D-alanine ligase, giving the protein MTMLAQAQAMLPGSTLINASTDTAKELIISRVGTDSRQIERNELFVALVGERFDAHDFLSDVAKAGAGAALISSQDKCPADLPAICVSNTRVGLGNLAKAWRVNHPVPLALVTGSNGKTTVKEMIASIFKAAVGEQHTLVTKGNLNNDIGLPLTLLKLRSTDRLAVVELGMNHPGETAQLAAIAQPNIALINNAQREHQEFMATVAAVAEEHSDAIRALPGDGVAVFPADSEFSNVWRQAAAGRKVMDFVLSSAQNKVSAAVTGTLLSNGLVQIKTEQGSIEVQLNTLGSHNVRNALAASAVGIAAGVSLEKIKQGLESFSPVNGRMQAKAIDSNRTLIDDSYNANPDSVRAAIDALKQSGNLSWLILGDMGEVGNQGPEFHREVGAYAAEQGVSKLFALGEQCQFALQGFNESANNNATSLHAKHFADMDSLIVQLKDALHAQSSGSNQHLNILVKGSRFMRMERVVQALLEEAKTCS; this is encoded by the coding sequence ATGACAATGCTTGCGCAAGCACAGGCTATGCTGCCTGGAAGCACATTAATTAATGCTTCCACTGACACTGCCAAAGAATTAATTATTTCTCGAGTAGGTACTGATAGTCGCCAAATTGAGCGTAATGAGTTATTTGTGGCTCTAGTGGGCGAGCGTTTTGACGCGCATGACTTTTTATCTGATGTAGCGAAAGCAGGTGCAGGGGCTGCGTTAATTAGTAGCCAGGATAAATGTCCGGCAGACTTACCAGCCATTTGTGTTTCCAATACTCGTGTTGGTTTAGGAAACTTAGCCAAAGCATGGCGCGTCAATCATCCAGTTCCTTTGGCATTAGTTACTGGTAGCAATGGTAAGACTACTGTTAAAGAAATGATCGCATCGATTTTTAAGGCTGCGGTTGGCGAACAACATACCTTGGTAACTAAGGGTAACTTAAATAACGATATTGGCTTACCTTTAACACTATTAAAGTTACGCTCCACTGATCGCCTGGCAGTTGTTGAGCTGGGAATGAATCATCCAGGCGAGACTGCACAGTTAGCTGCAATTGCACAGCCCAATATTGCGTTAATCAATAATGCCCAACGTGAGCATCAGGAGTTTATGGCAACGGTAGCGGCCGTAGCTGAAGAGCACTCGGATGCAATTCGTGCGTTGCCAGGTGACGGTGTTGCTGTATTTCCAGCGGATTCAGAATTTTCAAATGTGTGGCGACAAGCTGCTGCCGGTCGTAAAGTAATGGATTTCGTTCTTTCATCTGCGCAGAACAAGGTGTCAGCCGCAGTAACTGGCACCCTATTAAGCAATGGGTTAGTACAGATTAAAACTGAACAAGGCAGCATCGAGGTTCAGTTGAATACCCTAGGAAGCCATAATGTTCGCAATGCTTTAGCGGCAAGTGCGGTAGGAATTGCTGCTGGCGTAAGTCTTGAAAAAATTAAGCAGGGACTCGAATCCTTCTCGCCGGTCAATGGACGTATGCAAGCTAAGGCGATCGATTCAAATCGAACCCTCATTGATGATAGCTACAACGCTAATCCCGATTCTGTGCGAGCAGCGATCGATGCCTTAAAGCAATCAGGCAATTTATCTTGGTTGATTTTGGGTGATATGGGTGAGGTTGGTAATCAAGGCCCTGAGTTCCATCGTGAGGTAGGTGCATACGCGGCTGAGCAGGGAGTCAGTAAGCTGTTTGCTCTAGGTGAGCAGTGCCAATTTGCACTGCAGGGATTTAACGAGTCCGCTAACAATAATGCAACTTCATTGCATGCAAAACATTTCGCAGATATGGATAGTTTGATTGTGCAATTAAAAGATGCACTTCATGCTCAGTCCAGCGGCAGTAATCAGCATTTAAATATTTTGGTTAAAGGTTCACGGTTTATGCGCATGGAGCGTGTAGTGCAGGCCTTGTTAGAGGAGGCTAAAACATGCTCTTAA
- the mraY gene encoding phospho-N-acetylmuramoyl-pentapeptide-transferase yields the protein MLLMLAQWLQDDFGFFRVFSYITFRAVMATVTALLIGLAAGPWVIRKLTALKMGQAVRTDGPQTHLVKSGTPTMGGVLILIGIFISCILWADLSNRFIWIVMIVTFGFGLVGWVDDYRKVVYKDPKGMASKEKFFWQTLIGLFAAIYLAFSVSEVNNLKVLQLFYEWLRSGFALDLPAKTNLLLPFMKEVSYPLGIMGFIILSYLVIVGSSNAVNLTDGLDGLVIMPVILVGAALGAFAYVMGNAIYAKYLLFPYIPGAGELMIFCGAMGGAGLAFLWYNTHPAQVFMGDVGALALGGALGTIAVIVRQEIVLFVMGGIFVAETVSVMLQVFWFKVTKKHFGEGRRIFRMAPLHHHFELGGWKETQVVVRFWIITILLVLIGLSSLKLR from the coding sequence ATGCTCTTAATGTTGGCGCAATGGTTGCAGGATGACTTCGGATTTTTCCGGGTGTTTAGCTACATCACTTTTAGAGCGGTGATGGCAACGGTGACTGCATTGTTAATTGGTTTGGCTGCGGGACCTTGGGTTATTCGCAAGCTCACTGCCTTAAAAATGGGTCAAGCAGTAAGAACAGATGGACCGCAAACGCATTTAGTGAAATCAGGCACTCCAACAATGGGTGGTGTTTTGATTTTGATTGGTATCTTTATTTCATGCATATTGTGGGCAGATCTTAGCAATCGATTTATTTGGATTGTGATGATTGTTACCTTTGGCTTTGGCTTGGTAGGTTGGGTAGATGATTACCGTAAAGTGGTCTACAAAGATCCTAAGGGTATGGCCTCGAAAGAGAAATTCTTTTGGCAAACCTTGATTGGTTTATTTGCTGCAATCTATCTCGCATTCTCTGTTTCTGAAGTTAACAACCTCAAGGTGCTGCAATTGTTCTATGAGTGGCTCAGAAGCGGCTTTGCTTTAGACCTACCAGCAAAAACGAACTTGCTATTACCGTTTATGAAGGAAGTAAGCTACCCATTGGGAATTATGGGCTTCATTATTTTGAGTTACTTAGTAATTGTTGGCAGTAGTAACGCTGTGAATCTAACTGATGGTCTTGATGGTTTGGTCATCATGCCGGTGATTCTGGTGGGCGCGGCTTTAGGTGCTTTTGCCTATGTGATGGGTAATGCGATTTATGCGAAGTACCTCCTCTTCCCTTATATTCCTGGCGCTGGCGAATTAATGATTTTCTGTGGTGCTATGGGTGGCGCAGGCTTAGCTTTCCTTTGGTACAACACTCATCCAGCCCAAGTATTTATGGGGGATGTGGGTGCGTTAGCTTTGGGTGGTGCACTCGGCACTATTGCTGTCATTGTTCGACAAGAAATTGTCTTATTTGTGATGGGCGGCATTTTTGTTGCTGAAACAGTTTCAGTCATGCTCCAAGTATTTTGGTTCAAAGTAACTAAAAAACATTTTGGCGAGGGCCGTCGCATTTTCCGAATGGCGCCACTACATCATCATTTTGAATTGGGCGGTTGGAAAGAAACACAAGTAGTTGTGCGTTTCTGGATTATCACCATTCTTTTAGTCTTAATTGGCTTATCTAGCTTGAAGTTACGGTGA
- the murD gene encoding UDP-N-acetylmuramoyl-L-alanine--D-glutamate ligase, producing the protein MTDEGYQAPSRFLILGLGESGVAMAKWCLRNGAEVRLADTRDPSSFSDRQNAWLEELRIAGLTDICFGALVDDLLKGVDVIGISPGLSPLQDPTYSFLVKAEEAEIDVWSEIEFFARAISALSRMVQAQESSYETAVLAITGTNGKTTTTALTGQLCERAGKKVAVAGNISPAALEKLMSCLDLADQIVDMPDVWVLELSSFQLVYTHTLNATAATVLNITQDHLDWHVDMSAYAEAKSRIFGPDTVCILNRDDSLVMGLLSEEQKAEKSIVTFGSNRPDEQGAFGIEHDLRAGGIDWLVWAEVDEDVEPKPKRRRKSAVVEDDEPLRLKRLIPADALRIRGRHNALNALAALALARAAKLPMNVLLHGLRDYHGEPHRVQSIAIVRDVEYVDDSKGTNVGATVAALNGLGNNELGKRIWLIAGGDGKGQDFSPLREPALRFVKGAFVIGKDGVAIGESLGAGIPITNCGDLVTAVQAAAAQAISGDIVLLSPACASLDQFRDYKERAQVFAAEVEELGMRFEGVQA; encoded by the coding sequence ATGACTGATGAAGGCTATCAAGCACCAAGCCGATTCCTCATTTTAGGTTTGGGTGAATCTGGTGTCGCCATGGCTAAGTGGTGCTTGCGAAACGGGGCCGAGGTGCGCCTTGCAGATACTCGTGACCCATCATCATTCAGTGATCGTCAGAATGCTTGGCTAGAAGAACTTCGTATTGCAGGCCTTACAGATATTTGTTTTGGAGCTTTAGTCGACGACTTGCTCAAAGGCGTTGATGTAATTGGTATTAGCCCTGGTTTATCGCCACTACAAGATCCAACTTATTCTTTCTTGGTAAAAGCTGAAGAAGCTGAAATCGACGTTTGGAGCGAAATTGAATTTTTTGCTCGTGCAATTTCAGCTTTAAGCCGTATGGTGCAGGCACAAGAGTCCAGTTATGAGACTGCAGTATTGGCAATCACTGGCACCAATGGCAAAACAACCACTACCGCATTAACAGGGCAACTCTGTGAGCGTGCTGGCAAGAAAGTAGCTGTTGCGGGCAACATCAGTCCAGCCGCGTTAGAAAAGCTCATGAGTTGCTTAGATTTGGCAGATCAAATTGTGGATATGCCAGACGTATGGGTCCTCGAGTTATCTAGCTTTCAGTTGGTCTACACCCACACATTAAATGCTACTGCAGCAACGGTTCTCAATATTACTCAGGACCATTTAGATTGGCACGTAGATATGTCGGCTTATGCAGAAGCCAAGTCAAGAATATTTGGCCCCGATACAGTGTGCATTCTGAATCGCGATGATTCATTGGTGATGGGATTACTTTCTGAAGAGCAGAAAGCGGAGAAGTCTATTGTGACTTTTGGCTCTAATCGTCCAGATGAGCAAGGTGCCTTTGGTATAGAGCATGACTTGCGTGCTGGCGGCATTGATTGGTTAGTCTGGGCTGAAGTTGATGAGGATGTAGAGCCCAAGCCTAAGCGTCGTCGTAAGTCCGCAGTTGTAGAGGATGATGAGCCGTTACGCCTTAAGCGTTTAATTCCGGCTGATGCATTAAGAATTCGTGGTCGACACAATGCGTTAAATGCCTTAGCTGCGCTTGCCTTGGCGCGTGCAGCGAAACTACCGATGAACGTGCTCTTGCATGGTTTACGTGATTATCATGGCGAGCCTCATCGGGTGCAAAGCATAGCGATTGTTCGTGATGTTGAGTATGTGGATGACAGTAAAGGTACTAATGTAGGCGCCACAGTTGCCGCATTAAATGGTTTGGGTAATAACGAATTAGGTAAACGTATTTGGTTAATTGCTGGTGGAGATGGTAAAGGGCAAGATTTCAGCCCACTTCGTGAACCAGCTTTGCGTTTTGTAAAGGGCGCCTTCGTAATTGGCAAAGATGGTGTTGCCATTGGCGAATCATTAGGCGCTGGAATACCCATTACTAATTGCGGTGACTTAGTGACTGCTGTTCAGGCTGCGGCTGCACAGGCAATCTCTGGTGACATAGTGTTGTTATCTCCAGCTTGTGCTAGCTTGGATCAGTTCCGTGACTATAAAGAACGTGCTCAAGTATTTGCCGCAGAAGTCGAAGAGTTGGGAATGCGCTTTGAGGGAGTCCAGGCATGA
- the ftsW gene encoding putative lipid II flippase FtsW, whose product MNLKEKFFPENRLGLNRFWNFSRGGIDNFRTGLRDAVSGVEQTRSRMMEYDQLLVWAILSLMLIGLVMVYSASITLADGPKYANYSSNFFLIRHMISLAIAIGVGIWAFKIPTKVWDRYSPVIFGFTVLLLIAVLIPGVGKGVNGAKRWIPLGLMNFQPSELMKFAAVIFAASYTVQRQEYLHSFVKGMLPMGIAVALVGGLLMAEPDMGAFVVVALIAFGILFLGGINAKLFGGLIAVGLMSGATMIALSPFRRGRMLAFMDPWQVDNAANKGYQLTHSLMAFGRGEWFGTGLGGSVEKLHYLPEAHTDFIMAVIGEELGFVGVVVMIFLFYWIVRRAFLIGRTALQLDRSFAGLAAKGVAIWIGWQAFINMGVNLGLLPTKGLTLPLVSYGGSGILMNAVAMAMLLRIDFENRVLMRGGKL is encoded by the coding sequence ATGAACTTAAAAGAGAAATTCTTTCCTGAAAACCGTCTTGGATTAAATCGTTTCTGGAATTTTTCTAGGGGCGGAATCGATAACTTCCGTACTGGCTTGCGAGATGCAGTATCTGGCGTAGAGCAAACTCGTTCACGCATGATGGAGTATGACCAGTTGCTTGTTTGGGCAATTTTATCCCTCATGTTGATTGGTCTAGTGATGGTGTATTCAGCTTCTATTACTTTGGCTGATGGACCTAAGTATGCAAACTACAGTAGCAACTTTTTCTTGATCCGCCATATGATTTCTTTGGCGATTGCTATTGGAGTGGGGATTTGGGCTTTCAAGATTCCTACAAAGGTGTGGGATCGCTATTCGCCAGTCATTTTTGGATTTACCGTTTTACTGCTTATCGCGGTACTCATTCCTGGTGTCGGCAAAGGCGTGAATGGAGCTAAGCGTTGGATTCCCCTTGGCTTGATGAACTTTCAGCCTTCCGAGTTAATGAAATTTGCTGCAGTGATCTTTGCGGCAAGCTATACAGTGCAACGTCAAGAGTATCTCCATTCCTTTGTGAAGGGCATGCTACCTATGGGTATTGCAGTTGCCTTGGTTGGTGGCTTGCTGATGGCTGAGCCGGATATGGGTGCATTCGTAGTGGTTGCATTGATTGCATTTGGCATTCTCTTTTTGGGCGGTATCAACGCTAAATTATTCGGTGGTTTGATTGCAGTTGGCTTGATGAGCGGTGCAACGATGATTGCGCTCTCACCATTCCGTCGTGGACGTATGTTGGCATTTATGGATCCATGGCAAGTAGATAACGCAGCCAATAAGGGGTATCAATTAACCCATTCACTCATGGCTTTTGGACGTGGCGAGTGGTTTGGTACAGGTCTTGGCGGTAGCGTAGAAAAATTACATTACTTGCCTGAAGCCCATACCGATTTCATCATGGCAGTGATCGGTGAAGAGCTTGGTTTTGTTGGTGTAGTCGTGATGATCTTCTTGTTCTATTGGATCGTACGTCGCGCATTCTTAATTGGACGCACTGCTTTGCAATTAGATCGCAGCTTCGCAGGACTCGCTGCTAAGGGTGTGGCTATTTGGATTGGTTGGCAGGCCTTTATTAATATGGGTGTGAACCTTGGGCTATTGCCAACTAAAGGTTTGACTTTGCCATTGGTGAGTTATGGCGGTTCTGGCATTTTGATGAATGCTGTTGCAATGGCAATGCTATTGCGCATTGATTTTGAAAATCGCGTGCTGATGCGTGGAGGGAAGCTTTGA
- the murG gene encoding undecaprenyldiphospho-muramoylpentapeptide beta-N-acetylglucosaminyltransferase yields the protein MTKPSILVMAGGTGGHIFPGLAVAEYLRICGWNVSWLGNQAGMEYRLVKSCDFPFEAVDFGGLRGKGLKTKLMLPINLMRACIQSWKIMRRVKPNVVLGMGGYITFPGGLVTKLLKRPLVLHEANSVAGSANIALSKIAMRTLTGFPNTMPNAEWVGNPIREEFDHMLAPAERYEQRQGPLSILVVGGSLGAAALNENIPAALALIPVESRPKVIHQAGDRHLADLVKRYADLGVAADIRPFIDDMPAAYSQADLVICRSGAMTVSEIAACGVASCLIPFPFAIDDHQTANAQFLSSADAAVLLPQPLLNPQDLAMMIQNLNRTGLKEMALRAHALAKPHATQRVAEVCADCAGVGK from the coding sequence TTGACAAAACCCTCAATTCTGGTGATGGCTGGTGGAACTGGTGGGCATATCTTCCCAGGCCTAGCTGTCGCTGAATACTTGCGGATTTGTGGTTGGAATGTCTCTTGGTTAGGAAATCAAGCAGGCATGGAGTATCGCCTCGTGAAGTCTTGTGACTTTCCATTTGAGGCAGTTGATTTTGGTGGCTTGCGTGGCAAAGGTTTAAAGACAAAACTCATGTTGCCAATTAATTTGATGCGTGCATGTATTCAGAGTTGGAAAATCATGCGTCGAGTTAAGCCGAACGTTGTTTTAGGTATGGGTGGTTACATTACTTTCCCAGGCGGCTTAGTAACTAAATTATTAAAGCGTCCATTGGTTTTGCATGAGGCAAATTCAGTTGCTGGTAGCGCCAATATTGCGCTAAGCAAAATCGCCATGCGAACTTTGACTGGATTCCCCAATACAATGCCAAATGCAGAATGGGTTGGCAATCCGATTCGTGAAGAATTTGACCATATGCTCGCGCCAGCAGAGCGTTATGAGCAGCGTCAAGGGCCTTTATCTATTTTGGTTGTCGGCGGTAGCTTGGGAGCTGCAGCCTTAAATGAAAATATTCCAGCTGCTTTGGCGTTGATTCCAGTAGAGTCTCGTCCCAAGGTTATTCATCAAGCAGGCGATAGGCATTTGGCGGATCTAGTAAAGCGTTATGCCGATCTGGGTGTCGCAGCAGATATCCGCCCATTTATTGATGACATGCCAGCTGCGTACTCGCAGGCAGATTTAGTGATTTGTCGTTCTGGTGCGATGACTGTTTCTGAAATTGCGGCCTGTGGCGTTGCCTCTTGCCTCATACCTTTTCCATTTGCAATTGATGATCATCAAACTGCCAATGCACAGTTTTTATCTAGTGCAGATGCAGCAGTTTTATTGCCGCAGCCGCTGCTTAATCCACAAGACTTGGCAATGATGATTCAAAACCTGAATCGCACAGGCTTAAAAGAGATGGCATTGCGTGCGCATGCCTTAGCAAAGCCACATGCGACGCAGCGAGTGGCTGAAGTGTGTGCAGACTGTGCAGGAGTGGGCAAATGA